A region of Solanum dulcamara chromosome 7, daSolDulc1.2, whole genome shotgun sequence DNA encodes the following proteins:
- the LOC129896469 gene encoding cinnamoyl-CoA reductase 1 yields MPSESGKVVCVTGAGGFIASWLVKLLLEKGYTVRGTVRNPDDPKNGHLKELEGAKERLILLRADLLDYQSLREAIYGCDGVFHTASPVTDDPEQMVEPAVIGTKNVITAAAEGKVRRVVFTSSIGTVYMDPNRAPDKVVDETCWSDLDFCKNTKNWYCYGKTVAEKTAWDESREKGVDLVVINPVLVLGPLLQPTVNASVLHILKYLTGSAKTYANSIQAYVHVKDVALAHILLYETPSASGRYICAESVLHRGDVVEILAKFFPEYPIPTKCSDETRPRTKPYKFTNQKMKDLGLEFTPVKQCLYETVKSLQEKGHLPVPTQNDETIRINS; encoded by the exons ATGCCATCAGAATCCGGCAAAGTCGTTTGTGTTACCGGCGCCGGAGGTTTCATTGCCTCTTGGCTCGTTAAACTCCTTCTAGAAAAAGGCTACACTGTCAGAGGAACCGTTAGGAATCCTG ATGATCCCAAAAATGGTCACTTGAAGGAACTTGAAGGTGCAAAGGAGAGACTGATTCTGTTGAGAGCCGATCTTCTGGACTATCAGAGTTTGAGAGAAGCAATTTATGGCTGTGATGGAGTTTTCCACACCGCCTCCCCTGTCACTGATGATCCA GAACAAATGGTGGAGCCAGCAGTAATTGGGACTAAGAATGTGATTACAGCCGCAGCAGAAGGCAAGGTTCGAAGAGTTGTGTTTACTTCGTCAATTGGTACTGTATACATGGACCCCAACCGGGCCCCTGATAAAGTTGTGGACGAGACTTGCTGGAGTGATCTTGACTTCTGCAAGAATACTAAG AATTGGTACTGCTACGGGAAGACGGTGGCGGAAAAAACAGCGTGGGATGAGTCAAGGGAAAAAGGAGTGGATTTGGTAGTGATCAATCCAGTGTTGGTGCTTGGACCACTGCTCCAACCAACAGTGAATGCCAGTGTTCTTCACATATTAAAGTACCTAACTGGCTCTGCTAAAACATATGCCAATTCAATTCAGGCGTATGTTCATGTTAAGGATGTAGCACTAGCCCACATTCTTCTCTACGAGACTCCTTCTGCATCTGGCCGCTATATCTGTGCTGAGAGTGTGCTTCATCGCGGCGACGTCGTCGAAATTCTCGCTAAATTCTTCCCGGAGTACCCAATCCCCACCAA GTGCTCGGATGAAACGAGGCCAAGGACAAAACCGTACAAATTCACGAACCAAAAGATGAAGGACTTAGGTTTGGAGTTCACGCCGGTGAAACAGTGCTTATATGAGACAGTGAAGAGTCTGCAGGAGAAGGGTCACCTTCCAGTTCCTACTCAAAATGATGAAACTATTCGAATTAACTCTTAG
- the LOC129895405 gene encoding metal transporter Nramp6-like — translation MAASSSPQPQFMTSTGNKTLSNQPLIDDIEYDQIVVPDKKSWKNIFSYIGPGFLVSIAYIDPGNFQTDLQAGAQYKYGLLWIILLASFAALVIQSLAANLGVVTGKHLAEHCRKEYAKVPNFILWVIAEIAIVACDIPEVVGTAFALNMLFKIPIWCGVLITGLSTLSLLLLQQYGVRTLEFFIAFLVLTVAVCFFVELGYAKPDSSEVLHGLFVPQLKGTGATKLAISLLGAMVMPHNLFLHSALVLSRKIPRSFNGIKEACRYYLIESGLALMVAFLINISVISVTGAVCNSPSMSPDDQEKCEDLDLNKASFLLKNVLGNWSSKLFAIALLASGQSSTITGTYAGQYVMQGFLDLRLKPWIRNFLTRCLAIVPSLVVSLIGGAGGAGNLIIIASMILSFELPFALIPLLKFTSSKTKMGSHANPVAVSAATWVIGTLIMGINIYYLAEKLVTSLKDSHLGKAAKVLCGILGGSCLLVYLSSILYLAIRKNKECTHLLALTGQEGLQVSESTNLPREDILRMQLPQQRTTN, via the exons ATGGCGGCGAGCTCGTCCCCACAACCGCAGTTCATGACAAGTACCGGAAATAAGACCCTTTCGAATCAGCCTCTAATTGATGATATCGAATATGATCAGATTGTTGTACCCGAT AAGAAAAGCTGGAAGAACATATTCTCATATATCGGTCCTGGTTTCCTTGTTTCTATTGCCTATATAGATCCTGGAAATT TTCAAACTGATTTACAAGCCGGAGCTCAGTACAAATATGGA TTGCTTTGGATAATTTTACTGGCGTCCTTTGCAGCTCTTGTGATCCAATCCCTGGCAGCAAATCTTGGGGTTGTTACAG GAAAGCATCTAGCAGAGCATTGTAGAAAGGAGTACGCAAAGGTGCCAAATTTCATCTTATGGGTCATAGCTGAAATTGCTATTGTGGCGTGTGACATTCCTGAGG TTGTTGGGACAGCTTTTGCTTTAAACATGCTCTTCAAAATACCAATATGGTGTGGCGTGCTTATCACAGGGCTGAGTACCTTGAGTCTACTTCTATTGCAACAATATGGG GTTCGGACACTTGAATTCTTTATTGCGTTCCTTGTACTTACCGTAGCTGTATGCTTCTTTGTGGAGCTTGGATATGCAAAACCGGACTCCTCAGAAGTTCTCCACGGGCTTTTCGTTCCTCAACTCAAAGGGACTGGTGCTACTAAGCTTGCTATTTCCCTTCTTGGTGCTATGGTTATGCC CCACAATCTTTTCCTCCATTCAGCCCTGGTGCTTTCCAGGAAAATCCCTCGTTCTTTCAATGGCATCAAA GAGGCATGCAGATATTATCTGATCGAAAGTGGCCTGGCTTTGATGGTGGCATTTCTTATTAACATATCAGTTATCTCAGTAACTGGTGCTGTCTGCAATTCCCCTTCTATGAGCCCAGATGATCAGGAGAAGTGTGAGGACTTAGACTTGAACAAAGCCTCTTTCTTACTCAAA AATGTTTTAGGCAACTGGAGTTCCAAGCTATTTGCAATTGCTTTACTAGCATCAGGGCAGAGTTCGACAATAACTGGGACATATGCTGGGCAATACGTTATGCAG GGTTTTCTTGATTTGCGACTGAAGCCATGGATTAGGAACTTCTTAACTCGATGCTTAGCCATAGTTCCAAGTTTAGTTGTTTCACTCATTGGAGGCGCTGGTGGGGCtggaaacttgatcattatTGCTTCG ATGATCTTATCTTTTGAGCTCCCCTTTGCTCTGATTCCATTGCTCAAATTCACAAGCAGTAAGACCAAGATGGGTTCACATGCAAATCCAGTTGCG GTTTCAGCAGCTACCTGGGTTATTGGTACACTAATCATgggaataaatatatattatttagcaGAAAAGTTAGTTACCTCTCTCAAGGATAGCCATTTAGGAAAGGCCGCTAAAGTTCTTTGTGGAATATTAGGCGGCTCGTGTTTGTTAGTTTATCTGAGCAGTATCTTATACTTGGCTATCCGGAAAAATAAGGAATGCACACATCTTCTGGCGCTTACAGGGCAAGAAGGTTTACAAGTTTCTGAATCGACCAATCTACCTAGAGAAGACATTTTACGCATGCAGTTGCCTCAGCAGAGGACCACAAATTGA